The stretch of DNA TCATTATTTCCAGTCTGCCTAAAAAGGTTAAGGCCGTCGGGGTATTTGTAAACGCGAAAGAAGAACAGGTTAAAAAGGCCGCGAAGCTCTGCGGATTAGGCATATTGCAGTTTCACGGCAATGAATCTTTAGAATTTTGCAAGAAATTCAAAGGCTATAAAATAATTAAGGCATTTCGCGTAGGCAGAGATTTTAATTTTGGTCTGGTGAATAAATATCCGGTGTGGGGATGTTTATTCGATAAATTGTCTGGTAAATACGGCGGCACAGGGAAGGTTTTTAACTGGGAGCTTTTAAAAGAAAAGAAATTTCCGGGCAAGAAAGTTTTTCTTTCTGGCGGGATTAACGCGGGCAATCTTACTAAGGCCTTTAAGAAGGTCAAGCCAGATTGGGTTGATGTTTCAACAAGTTTAGAGAAGTCTGCCGGAGAAAAAGACCGCGTTAAGATAACAAAATTCATGCGTCAGATGAAAATTATAAATAGGAACAGGTAAAAATGGCTTTACCAGATAAAAAAGGGCATTTTGGTTTATTCGGCGGCAGGTTCGTCCCGGAGACGCTTGTTTATGCCCTGGATGAACTTGATGAATTCTACCGTAAAATAAAAAAAGATAAGCAAT from Candidatus Omnitrophota bacterium encodes:
- a CDS encoding phosphoribosylanthranilate isomerase, with protein sequence MSPRLKAKICGITNLKDALSAVSSGADAVGFIFYKKSPRYITAERAAFIISSLPKKVKAVGVFVNAKEEQVKKAAKLCGLGILQFHGNESLEFCKKFKGYKIIKAFRVGRDFNFGLVNKYPVWGCLFDKLSGKYGGTGKVFNWELLKEKKFPGKKVFLSGGINAGNLTKAFKKVKPDWVDVSTSLEKSAGEKDRVKITKFMRQMKIINRNR